Proteins from one Cicer arietinum cultivar CDC Frontier isolate Library 1 chromosome 3, Cicar.CDCFrontier_v2.0, whole genome shotgun sequence genomic window:
- the LOC101489374 gene encoding cysteine proteinase inhibitor 6-like gives MMKVQIQSLGVLMVVLLASTATGNIILPSVFLPIKDVNNPKLAYLGNFAVTEHDKQTGKQLKFEKILKAEYYFPDNVHQFYLIFSATNASTISNKYDALVIENESNHSRKLGAFEPYLH, from the coding sequence ATGATGAAGGTTCAAATTCAATCCCTTGGTGTTCTAATGGTTGTTTTGTTGGCATCTACAGCAACAGGGAATATAATTTTGCCAAGCGTTTTCTTACCTATCAAAGACGTGAACAACCCAAAATTGGCATATTTAGGAAATTTCGCCGTTACGGAGCATGACAAGCAAACTGGTAAGCAGTTGAAGTTCGAGAAAATCCTCAAAGCTGAATATTATTTTCCAGATAACGTCCACCAATTCTACCTCATATTTTCTGCCACCAACGCTTCcacaatttcaaataaatatgatgCCCTTGTAATTGAGAATGAATCAAATCACTCCAGGAAGCTTGGTGCCTTTGAACCTTATCTTcattaa
- the LOC105851718 gene encoding uncharacterized protein, translating into MSWKDDIFYQVQGPGKNGRVRCMDKIPHSKKSKVCASENEELRERVKNMENLLANVTTLIQNRFFGADVNDIIQAARQVPDATSAQNHLNSLSPNNNENNKNGED; encoded by the exons ATGTCTTGGAAGGATGACATATTTTATCAAGTACAAGGACCTGGTAAAAACGGACGTGTGCGATGTATGGACAAGATTCCTCATTCTAAAAAATCGAAGGTTTGTGCATCTGAAAATGAAGAGTTGCGCGAAAGAGTTAAGAATATGGAAAACTTGTTAGCAAATGTGACAACTTTAATTCAAAATCGATTTTTTGGAGCAGATGTTAATGATATAATACAAGCTGCAAGACAG GTTCCTGATGCTACTAGTGctcaaaaccatttgaattcacttagtccaaacaacaacgaaaataataaaaatg gtgaagattaa
- the LOC101512151 gene encoding non-specific lipid-transfer protein A-like, giving the protein MTGKKIIAFLTLVMVLGLQAVTTLDARQIDDISCSEAIVLLVPCVPFLTGLGQPTPSTSCCEGAQNLNQKADTTQVRRDVCECLKGASMKFGVNSDRTKQLPQLCNISLSFSFDPSIDCNT; this is encoded by the coding sequence ATGACGGGGAAGAAGATTATTGCTTTTTTAACGCTTGTAATGGTTTTAGGCTTGCAAGCTGTGACAACATTGGATGCACGTCAAATTGATGACATCAGTTGCTCTGAGGCTATTGTTTTATTGGTGCCATGTGTACCTTTTTTGACAGGATTAGGCCAACCAACACCATCTACTTCCTGTTGTGAAGGAgcacaaaatttaaatcaaaaggCGGACACCACTCAGGTCCGACGTGATGTTTGTGAATGTCTCAAAGGAGCTTCAATGAAATTTGGCGTTAACTCGGACAGAACAAAACAACTCCCACAACTTTGTAACATTAGTCTTTCTTTTTCGTTTGATCCTAGCATTGACTGCAACACGTAA
- the LOC101511839 gene encoding non-specific lipid-transfer protein A-like yields the protein MTGKKIIAFLTLVMVLGLQVTTLDARQIDDISCSEAIVLLVPCVPFLTGLGQPTPSTSCCEGAQNLNQKADTTQVRRDVCECLKGASMKFGVNSDKTKQLPQLCNISLSFSIDPSIDCNT from the coding sequence atgACGGGGAAGAAGATTATTGCTTTTTTAACGCTTGTAATGGTTTTAGGCTTGCAAGTGACAACATTGGATGCACGTCAAATTGATGACATCAGTTGCTCTGAGGCTATTGTTTTATTGGTGCCATGTGTACCTTTTTTGACAGGATTAGGCCAACCAACACCATCTACTTCCTGTTGTGAAGGAgcacaaaatttaaatcaaaaggCGGACACCACTCAGGTCCGACGTGATGTTTGTGAATGTCTCAAAGGAGCTTCAATGAAATTTGGCGTTAACTCGGACAAAACAAAACAACTCCCACAACTTTGTAACATTAGTCTTTCTTTTTCTATTGATCCTAGTATTGACTGCAACACGTAA